Proteins encoded within one genomic window of bacterium:
- a CDS encoding type II secretion system protein — MEKAVVHHPDNRSQSGFTMTELVIGSAAFLVILTSAISMLTQWMKITGESDRAIEATDAGARAIAQIANDVRMASYLYHNATVSITGPESYSFGTAYLPVVTQGDPEGKARSLFDPEVTKGGSDLIGINSTGARSVLAMFSDQPYGLSQPRYIVYWVDTSVKNRFVMLRANGNNVDYYLQPLYRLEASPSATNVDATPRGWYTFRDKITAAATSGLFIDLSGDRLADNSGFTNSISLASGGRKSWRVSKVADVVNGPFAVGVVPTAANYPRIFTLRNPHPYSNASLMSPYLATISIRTTGVKNGGYLKRSGEIFSLNTQAFARNIPLPQTESK, encoded by the coding sequence ATGGAGAAAGCAGTCGTTCATCATCCGGATAACCGGTCGCAATCGGGCTTCACCATGACCGAGCTGGTCATCGGCTCGGCGGCCTTTCTCGTGATCCTGACCTCGGCGATTTCGATGCTGACCCAGTGGATGAAGATCACGGGCGAGAGCGATCGGGCCATCGAGGCCACGGATGCGGGCGCTCGGGCGATCGCGCAGATCGCGAACGACGTGCGCATGGCCTCCTACCTTTACCACAACGCGACGGTTTCCATCACCGGCCCCGAGTCGTACAGCTTCGGAACCGCTTACCTGCCGGTGGTGACCCAGGGCGATCCGGAGGGCAAGGCCCGCTCGCTCTTCGATCCGGAGGTCACCAAGGGCGGCTCCGACCTGATTGGCATCAACAGCACGGGGGCGCGCAGCGTGCTCGCGATGTTCTCGGACCAGCCGTACGGCCTCTCGCAGCCGCGCTACATCGTCTACTGGGTCGATACCTCGGTCAAGAACAGGTTCGTCATGCTTCGTGCGAACGGCAACAACGTCGACTATTACCTCCAGCCGCTGTATCGCCTCGAGGCTTCTCCTTCGGCGACCAACGTGGATGCGACGCCGCGTGGCTGGTACACCTTCAGGGACAAGATCACCGCGGCGGCGACCTCCGGCCTCTTCATCGATCTCAGTGGCGATCGCCTCGCCGACAACTCCGGCTTCACCAATTCCATCTCGCTCGCCTCGGGCGGAAGGAAGAGCTGGCGGGTCTCCAAGGTCGCGGACGTGGTCAACGGCCCGTTCGCGGTGGGGGTGGTCCCCACGGCTGCGAACTATCCGCGCATCTTCACGCTTCGCAACCCTCATCCCTACAGCAACGCGTCCTTGATGAGCCCTTACCTCGCGACCATCTCGATCCGGACGACCGGGGTCAAGAACGGTGGCTACCTCAAGCGTAGCGGGGAGATCTTCAGCCTCAATACGCAGGCGTTTGCGCGCAACATCCCGTTGCCGCAGACCGAGTCGAAATAG
- a CDS encoding rhomboid family intramembrane serine protease, producing the protein MIPLHDDVPAWRRPVVTYALIILNVLAFLYELGIGANITPFLQHWAVIPRELTLEWPHLLQGQLRPAIWLSVLTAMFLHGGWLHLGGNMLFLWIFGDNVEDRLGRVGFLLFYLASGVAATALQVYLNPMSRVPTLGASGAIAGVLGAYMVLYPRAQVLTLLPLGLLSTTFRVPALFYLLLWFGLQAVQGVVSLETGRADTGGVAWWAHVGGFILGILVGALLRLGHRPPPRNPYADRWYSNR; encoded by the coding sequence GTGATCCCACTCCACGACGACGTGCCTGCCTGGCGCAGGCCCGTCGTCACTTACGCGCTGATCATCCTCAACGTCCTGGCCTTCCTGTACGAGCTAGGGATCGGCGCGAACATCACGCCCTTCCTTCAACACTGGGCGGTGATCCCGCGCGAGCTGACGCTCGAATGGCCGCACCTCTTGCAGGGGCAACTACGCCCTGCGATCTGGCTGTCGGTCCTGACGGCCATGTTCCTGCATGGGGGCTGGTTGCACTTGGGCGGCAACATGCTCTTTCTGTGGATCTTCGGGGACAACGTGGAGGATCGCCTCGGGCGCGTGGGTTTCCTGCTCTTCTACCTGGCATCCGGGGTGGCCGCCACGGCTCTGCAGGTCTACCTGAACCCCATGAGCCGGGTGCCGACGCTGGGGGCGAGCGGGGCGATCGCGGGGGTCCTCGGCGCCTACATGGTGCTCTACCCTCGCGCCCAGGTCCTGACCCTGCTACCCCTGGGGCTGCTTTCGACCACCTTCAGGGTGCCTGCGCTGTTTTACCTGCTCCTCTGGTTCGGGCTTCAAGCCGTGCAGGGGGTCGTGAGCCTCGAGACCGGACGGGCGGATACGGGCGGGGTGGCCTGGTGGGCGCACGTGGGAGGCTTCATTCTCGGGATCCTGGTCGGAGCCCTGTTGCGCTTGGGGCATCGACCGCCGCCGCGCAACCCGTACGCGGATCGGTGGTATTCGAACCGCTAG
- a CDS encoding carboxypeptidase regulatory-like domain-containing protein produces MRSRPRRTSSAFPLFLFALGVAGCDLFSGVPAGTIVGEVRFDGRPAPGIAVTLQSGNGTVWTDVGSNGTAVTDSSGQYRFENLKNGEYRVRFDVKPSLVAVGGTTIGPKQVGTWNTNGIRLGMGGARLAAFDVSYNGLIYPESGKSNTYSATMPLPFHWSTHRNGGSYRVKIYDVSGGVTGTKPVWDSGSTGAPVTTLDKRLAKGNYRWVVEIDGGGSGSGTSEPRNLDLDFRTPEPEDSGDSTGDEF; encoded by the coding sequence ATGCGATCACGACCTCGACGGACTTCTAGCGCCTTCCCTCTCTTCCTCTTCGCCCTCGGCGTGGCCGGCTGCGACCTCTTCAGCGGGGTCCCCGCCGGGACGATCGTGGGCGAAGTGCGCTTTGACGGCCGCCCCGCCCCGGGGATCGCCGTCACCCTCCAGTCGGGGAATGGCACCGTCTGGACGGACGTGGGCAGCAACGGTACCGCCGTCACCGATTCGAGCGGCCAGTACCGCTTCGAGAACCTCAAAAACGGCGAGTACCGGGTGCGCTTCGACGTGAAGCCGAGCCTCGTCGCGGTGGGCGGCACCACCATCGGCCCCAAGCAGGTCGGCACCTGGAACACCAACGGCATCCGGCTCGGCATGGGCGGTGCGCGCCTCGCGGCGTTCGACGTTTCGTACAACGGGCTCATCTACCCCGAGTCGGGCAAGTCCAACACCTACTCCGCCACGATGCCCCTGCCGTTCCACTGGTCCACCCACCGCAACGGGGGAAGCTACCGGGTCAAGATCTACGACGTAAGCGGCGGCGTCACGGGCACCAAGCCCGTCTGGGACAGCGGCTCGACCGGCGCCCCCGTCACGACCCTCGACAAGCGTCTCGCCAAGGGCAACTATCGCTGGGTGGTCGAGATCGACGGCGGCGGAAGCGGGAGCGGCACGAGCGAGCCCCGTAACCTGGACCTGGACTTCCGCACCCCCGAGCCCGAGGATTCGGGGGATTCGACGGGCGACGAATTCTAG
- a CDS encoding S-layer homology domain-containing protein, which yields MRSRYLGHWIALATAGAAVLAPSAAWAQAPVKAAQLIDLAPNHWAYGAIQSLVDKYRVMGGYPDMTFRGQKAVSRYELAAVLAQVMNRFDSLEGKGIPATPSDAKMVERLKDEFRVELLDLHKRLVSVEQKTTALESAVRDLKNNAGGSGKVSGNVGVTIQDDPQDRLLPYAVTSFEVAFGGEIDETTSYKASIGGGNAAGSSGGTPLFTRRNKTQQGLPSGAIELNGNVAISSKHPKLGISTFRVGQFAPGAMMGLGGFAHHYGDGIIGSGLSGPSGNTVRTWDNSEIGIGAKSKFGSLGVGGGINTKFMYAGLSYDLGSFGDVRVIGDMDHNSIGDVTLTGDPVYSGAAALNLGSDKLGLSIQGGLTYAGVKFTPKFGVNGIITSFLDSEICAGFTYKTDPDGTAMEIIPTAYIFVPSEGWRPSVLFGAKEPQTLATKGGGSGPGSVLGTKAGWTLQFGIPNPFLPSFTFEMNMQSNLLAGDYDGFGYAITTSTDF from the coding sequence TTGAGATCGAGGTACCTGGGCCACTGGATCGCGCTCGCCACGGCGGGCGCTGCCGTGCTCGCGCCTTCGGCCGCCTGGGCGCAGGCGCCCGTCAAGGCCGCTCAACTCATCGACCTGGCTCCCAACCACTGGGCTTACGGCGCCATCCAGTCGCTGGTCGACAAGTACCGGGTCATGGGCGGCTACCCCGACATGACCTTCCGGGGGCAGAAGGCCGTCAGCCGCTACGAGCTGGCCGCCGTCCTTGCCCAGGTCATGAACCGCTTCGATAGCCTCGAGGGCAAGGGCATTCCCGCCACCCCGAGCGACGCGAAGATGGTCGAGCGCCTCAAGGACGAGTTCCGGGTCGAGCTGCTCGATCTCCACAAGCGCCTGGTTTCGGTCGAGCAAAAGACCACGGCCCTGGAATCCGCCGTCCGGGACCTCAAGAACAACGCGGGCGGCAGCGGCAAGGTCTCGGGCAACGTGGGCGTCACGATCCAGGACGATCCGCAGGATCGCCTGTTGCCCTACGCCGTCACCAGCTTCGAGGTCGCCTTCGGCGGCGAGATCGACGAGACCACCAGCTACAAGGCCTCGATCGGCGGCGGCAACGCCGCGGGATCCAGCGGCGGCACCCCCCTCTTCACCCGCCGGAACAAGACCCAGCAAGGGCTGCCGTCGGGGGCCATCGAGCTCAACGGCAACGTCGCCATCAGCAGCAAGCACCCGAAGCTCGGCATCTCCACCTTCCGGGTCGGCCAGTTCGCCCCCGGGGCCATGATGGGGCTCGGCGGCTTCGCCCACCACTACGGCGACGGCATCATCGGCTCGGGCCTCTCGGGCCCGAGCGGCAACACCGTCCGCACCTGGGACAACAGCGAGATCGGCATCGGCGCCAAGAGCAAGTTCGGTTCGCTGGGCGTCGGCGGTGGCATCAACACCAAGTTCATGTACGCCGGCCTCTCTTACGACCTGGGCAGCTTCGGCGACGTGCGGGTCATCGGCGACATGGACCACAACTCGATCGGCGACGTGACGCTGACGGGTGACCCGGTCTACTCGGGGGCCGCCGCCCTCAACCTCGGTAGCGACAAGCTGGGCCTGAGCATCCAGGGCGGCCTGACCTACGCGGGTGTCAAGTTCACGCCCAAGTTCGGGGTCAACGGCATCATCACCTCGTTCCTGGACTCCGAGATCTGCGCGGGCTTCACCTACAAGACCGACCCCGACGGCACCGCCATGGAGATCATCCCGACGGCCTACATCTTCGTGCCCTCGGAAGGCTGGCGCCCCTCGGTCCTGTTCGGCGCCAAGGAGCCGCAGACCCTCGCGACCAAGGGCGGCGGCAGCGGCCCCGGCTCGGTGCTGGGTACCAAGGCCGGCTGGACCCTCCAGTTCGGCATCCCTAACCCGTTCCTGCCCTCGTTCACCTTCGAGATGAACATGCAGTCCAACCTCCTGGCCGGCGACTACGACGGGTTCGGCTATGCGATCACGACCTCGACGGACTTCTAG